The genomic region AAGGATATGCAAAGCATGAAAAGACCGTTTTTACAGAAGTCACAAAAGCCCGCACAGCCATACTCAACGCCAAATCTGTTAAGGAAAAGGCAAAAGCAGACAATTTTCTTACTCAAACACTAAAATCCCTTTTTGCAGTTGCTGAGAACTATCCTAAGCTCGAGGCATCTAAAAACTTTCAGATGCTTCAAGAAGAACTCTCAGGAATTGAAAATAAAATTGCTTATGCCCGCCAGTTTTACAATGACTCCGTGTACGAATTAAATAAAGCAATTCAATCCATCCCGACAAACATAATAGCGGCTCTGATGAACCTAAAAGAAAAGGATTACTTCAGAGTTGAAGAGGAGGATACCAAGCCAGTAAAAGTAAAGTTTGAATAAGAAAAACCAAAAGGTCAAAAGCTCAAAATCCAAGTACACCCAAATCCATCGAACTACGCACACAACATTAGAATAATTTTTTAGAATAATCTTATCAGTTTCTTTTGCAGGTTTTTCACATGGAGCGTAAGAGTTTCTATGAACAGATTACTCAAAACAAAATAAAGTCTTATCTTCTTTTAGGAGTGATACTCCTCTTAGTATTTGCCTCATGTTGGCTTATTGCTTCTCTTCTAATGCCCCGTAGCGGTCCTATTCTGATTGTTTTTGCATTAGTTCTCTCCATTCTCTATTCTTTTGGAGGTTACTACTACTCTGATAAAATCATCCTCGCTGCAACCGGAGCACGAAAAGTAGAAAAATCTGAATATCCACACCTTTTTCATACAGTTGAAGGACTTGCAATAGCAGCGGGCATCCCAACTCCTCAGATATATATAATGGATTCGCCCTCACCAAACGCCTTTGCGACAGGGAAGGATCCAGAGCATGGGATAATAGTAGTTACTCGGGGTTTAATCGAGCTCATGAATAGAGAGGAAATTGAAGGAGTTCTTGCTCATGAAATATCTCATATCCAAAATTATGACATCCGATTTGCTACCCTTGCTGTTGTTCTCGTTGGACTTCTTAGCATCATAAGCAACTTCTTTTTGAGGGCATACTATCCTTTCGGTGAAAGGAGCAGAGGAAGAGGAGGCAGGTTTGAGATCATGCTTCTCTTTGTTGCAATCCTCTTCATAATATTAGCTCCGATAATCGCTCGATTAGTAAGCCTCGCAATATCCAGAAAAAGGGAATTTTTGGCCGATGCATCAGCTGCAAAACTTACACGAAATCCACTTGGGCTTGCAAGCGCTCTTGAGAAACTTAGAAAAACCAAGCAACCGCTAGATGTTCCAGAATCAGCAGCTCCACTCTTCATTGTCAATCCGTTTGGAGGCAAATTTGCAAATCTCTTTTCAACTCATCCGCCAATAGAGGAGAGAATAAAAGCTCTAAAGGCAATGTAATCTTTTTTCTTATATCTCCTCACCGATTTCTTTTTTCTCTTCTTCCATATTTGTGCGACCAAACACACCCTACCAAACAAAGCAACTCAAAAAGACAGCTTCCTAATAACCGTAAAAAGGTCTGAGAAAAAAGATAAAAGCTATGGCATATACTCCAGACAAAGAGAAAACCATCAAGGCTCTTATTTTTAAGCTGCCTAAAACTCAAATCCTCTTTACCTTAACATACTCAGCAAATCTTTTGTTTCTGCATCGGTTTTTATTGCTGTTGGACGAAAGTGAGTCCTAGAGGCCAAAAATCCTGCACTCCTCAACTTCTCAACGACAATCTCTGTCTTTAGAGGCGAAAAACCGTATTTTTTTGCCAATCTATGCAAATCATAATAAAGTGGAGGCATGCCATTTTCTGAACCCATCAGTCCGAGAATCTTTTCAATTCTCTTTTCAAGCTGATACTTTCTTTCTTTGTTTTTGGCTCTCATAATTTCTAGAAGATTATCCGAGTGGAGCTTCCCAACATACAATGGACCTGCAACTACCTCATCTCTTTCTTTTTTGCATCCAA from Candidatus Anstonellales archaeon harbors:
- a CDS encoding LemA family protein; translation: MLELSILIAGILLLVLLYAVLTFNHLITLKNRIENAWAQIDVQLKKRADLVPNLVETVKGYAKHEKTVFTEVTKARTAILNAKSVKEKAKADNFLTQTLKSLFAVAENYPKLEASKNFQMLQEELSGIENKIAYARQFYNDSVYELNKAIQSIPTNIIAALMNLKEKDYFRVEEEDTKPVKVKFE
- a CDS encoding M48 family metallopeptidase is translated as MERKSFYEQITQNKIKSYLLLGVILLLVFASCWLIASLLMPRSGPILIVFALVLSILYSFGGYYYSDKIILAATGARKVEKSEYPHLFHTVEGLAIAAGIPTPQIYIMDSPSPNAFATGKDPEHGIIVVTRGLIELMNREEIEGVLAHEISHIQNYDIRFATLAVVLVGLLSIISNFFLRAYYPFGERSRGRGGRFEIMLLFVAILFIILAPIIARLVSLAISRKREFLADASAAKLTRNPLGLASALEKLRKTKQPLDVPESAAPLFIVNPFGGKFANLFSTHPPIEERIKALKAM